From the genome of Streptomyces sp. NBC_01116, one region includes:
- a CDS encoding 2-hydroxy-3-oxopropionate reductase, whose amino-acid sequence MSNNLPKVAWIGLGIMGSPMSENLIKAGYDVTGYTLEQDKVDRLVAAGGTGASSIADAVEDADVVITMVPASPQVEAISYGPDGILENAKRGALLVDMSSITPQTSVDLAKNASEKGIRVLDAPVSGGEAGAIEAVLSIMVGGEQADFDAAKPLLEALGKTIVLCGPHGSGQTVKAANQLIVAVNIQACAEAVVFLEKSGVDLAAALDVLGGGLAGSTVLTRKKDNFLKRDFAPGFRIDLHHKDMGIVTDAARNVGAALPVGGVVAQLVASLRAQGDGGLDHSALLRSVERLSGSQV is encoded by the coding sequence ATGAGCAACAACCTCCCCAAGGTTGCGTGGATCGGCCTCGGCATCATGGGCTCCCCCATGTCCGAGAACCTGATCAAGGCCGGTTACGACGTCACCGGATACACCCTGGAGCAGGACAAGGTCGACCGGCTGGTCGCGGCCGGCGGCACCGGCGCCTCCTCGATCGCGGACGCGGTCGAGGACGCGGATGTCGTCATCACGATGGTGCCCGCCTCCCCGCAGGTCGAGGCCATCTCCTACGGCCCCGACGGCATCCTGGAGAACGCCAAGCGCGGCGCGCTGCTGGTGGACATGTCCTCCATCACCCCGCAGACCTCCGTGGACCTCGCCAAGAACGCCTCCGAGAAGGGCATCCGGGTCCTGGACGCACCGGTCTCCGGCGGCGAGGCCGGCGCCATCGAGGCGGTCCTGTCCATCATGGTCGGCGGCGAGCAGGCGGACTTCGACGCCGCGAAGCCGCTGCTGGAGGCGCTGGGCAAGACCATCGTGCTCTGCGGCCCGCACGGCTCCGGCCAGACGGTGAAGGCGGCCAACCAGCTGATCGTCGCGGTCAACATCCAGGCCTGCGCCGAGGCCGTGGTCTTCCTGGAGAAGTCCGGCGTCGACCTCGCCGCAGCGCTGGACGTCCTGGGCGGCGGCCTCGCCGGCTCGACCGTACTGACCCGCAAGAAGGACAACTTCCTGAAGCGGGACTTCGCCCCCGGCTTCCGGATCGACCTGCACCACAAGGACATGGGCATCGTCACGGACGCCGCCCGCAACGTCGGCGCGGCCCTGCCCGTCGGCGGAGTGGTCGCCCAGCTGGTCGCCTCGCTGCGCGCCCAGGGCGACGGCGGCCTGGACCACTCGGCACTGCTGCGCTCGGTCGAGCGGCTGTCCGGCTCCCAGGTCTGA
- a CDS encoding TIM barrel protein, whose protein sequence is MGYTDQRFDVNLSILFTELPLLERPAAAAAAGFTAVELWWPWIETPTPPQAELDALKKALDDAGTQLVGLNFYAGQLPGPDRGALSVPGTESDRFRANIEVAADFAASVGCTALNALYGNRVEGTDPAAQDALALENLVLAARAADRVGAILLVETLNKPESPLYPLVGAPAAIEVVDKVNAATGLGNAKFLLDLYHLSMNGEDLSQVIKAYAAKTGHVQIADNPGRGAPGTGSLPLEQLLDELKDAGYAGWVGLEYKPGDRPSAESFDWLPASARAAR, encoded by the coding sequence ATGGGATACACGGACCAGCGCTTCGATGTGAACCTTTCGATCCTCTTCACGGAACTCCCGCTCCTGGAGCGCCCCGCGGCAGCCGCCGCGGCGGGCTTCACGGCGGTCGAGCTGTGGTGGCCCTGGATCGAGACCCCCACCCCTCCGCAGGCGGAGCTCGACGCCCTCAAGAAGGCGCTCGACGACGCCGGCACCCAGCTGGTGGGGCTGAACTTCTACGCCGGACAGCTGCCCGGCCCCGACCGCGGCGCGCTCTCCGTGCCCGGCACGGAGTCGGACCGCTTCCGGGCCAACATCGAGGTGGCGGCCGACTTCGCCGCCTCGGTCGGCTGCACGGCGCTCAACGCGCTGTACGGCAACCGCGTCGAGGGCACGGACCCGGCGGCGCAGGACGCGCTCGCCCTGGAGAACCTGGTGCTGGCCGCCCGTGCGGCGGACCGGGTCGGGGCGATCCTCCTCGTCGAGACCCTCAACAAGCCGGAGTCGCCGCTCTATCCGCTGGTCGGCGCACCGGCCGCGATCGAGGTCGTCGACAAGGTCAACGCGGCGACGGGCCTCGGGAACGCCAAGTTCCTGCTGGACCTCTACCACCTCTCGATGAACGGCGAGGACCTGAGCCAGGTCATCAAGGCGTACGCCGCGAAGACCGGCCACGTCCAGATCGCCGACAACCCGGGCCGCGGCGCGCCGGGCACCGGCTCGCTCCCGCTGGAGCAGCTCCTCGACGAGCTGAAGGACGCCGGCTACGCGGGCTGGGTCGGCCTGGAGTACAAGCCGGGCGACCGTCCGAGCGCGGAGTCCTTCGACTGGCTCCCGGCGTCGGCCCGAGCGGCCCGCTGA
- a CDS encoding lactonase family protein — protein sequence MNAAPHPRPASGLPGRRGLLGGLLAGAALAAVPALAAPARAEAGPSPSPAAPAGPRATRPLLLGTYTSEGGGGTGIGTAAYDTGTGAITPGPVITGVENPSYLAAHPSGATVYAVAEQAAGAVTAVAIGPDGTYEVLGSRATGGSGPTHLSVHPSGRWLLSANYTSGSIAVHPIAGDGSLGERTDLVVHSSPPPGPGQGGPHAHQVVTSPDGGHVLAVDLGTDTVYTYRLDTSAGALTEVSRAALAPGSGPRHLAFHPGGRFAYLACELDDTMVVCAYDPTTGALTPGPGQSTGTGSGTSYPAQPVVTGDGAYVYLANRGHNSLTRYAVEGGGAALRLLDTVPVGGDWPRQLALSPDGSLLFAANQRSSTVTAFAVGPDGSLTGAGTPFPAPVAVCVLPLP from the coding sequence ATGAACGCAGCCCCCCACCCGCGCCCCGCTTCCGGCCTCCCCGGCCGCCGAGGTCTCCTCGGCGGCCTGCTGGCGGGAGCCGCCCTGGCCGCCGTCCCCGCCCTCGCCGCTCCCGCCCGCGCGGAGGCCGGCCCGTCCCCCTCGCCCGCCGCCCCCGCCGGTCCGCGCGCCACCCGCCCGCTGCTGCTCGGCACGTACACCTCCGAAGGCGGAGGCGGCACGGGCATCGGCACCGCCGCGTACGACACCGGCACCGGCGCGATCACCCCCGGACCGGTGATCACCGGTGTCGAGAACCCCTCCTACCTCGCCGCGCACCCCTCCGGGGCCACCGTCTACGCGGTCGCCGAGCAGGCGGCGGGCGCGGTCACCGCCGTCGCGATCGGGCCGGACGGGACGTACGAGGTGCTCGGCAGCCGCGCCACCGGCGGCTCCGGCCCGACCCACCTCTCCGTCCACCCGTCCGGACGCTGGCTGCTGAGCGCCAACTACACCTCCGGCAGCATCGCCGTGCACCCGATCGCGGGGGACGGCTCGCTGGGGGAGCGCACCGACCTGGTCGTCCACAGTTCGCCGCCGCCCGGGCCCGGGCAGGGGGGACCGCACGCCCACCAGGTCGTCACCTCGCCCGACGGCGGTCACGTCCTCGCCGTCGACCTGGGCACCGACACCGTGTACACCTACCGGCTCGACACGTCGGCCGGGGCGCTCACCGAGGTCTCCCGGGCCGCTCTGGCGCCCGGCTCCGGCCCCCGCCACCTGGCCTTCCATCCCGGCGGGCGCTTCGCCTACCTGGCCTGCGAGCTGGACGACACCATGGTCGTCTGCGCGTACGACCCGACCACCGGCGCCCTCACCCCGGGGCCCGGGCAGTCCACCGGCACGGGGTCCGGCACCAGCTACCCCGCCCAGCCGGTGGTCACCGGGGACGGGGCGTACGTCTACCTCGCCAACCGGGGCCACAACAGCCTCACCCGTTACGCCGTGGAGGGCGGGGGCGCGGCCCTGCGGCTGCTGGACACCGTGCCCGTCGGCGGTGACTGGCCCCGCCAGCTCGCCCTGTCGCCGGACGGTTCCCTGCTCTTCGCCGCGAACCAGCGCTCCTCCACCGTCACCGCGTTCGCCGTCGGCCCCGACGGTTCCCTGACCGGTGCGGGCACCCCGTTCCCGGCGCCGGTCGCGGTCTGCGTCCTGCCGCTTCCGTGA
- a CDS encoding helix-turn-helix domain-containing protein, with amino-acid sequence MTESVDHPPAAAHVSAASDNSSATLDHPLVSAVKPLVDAMGAELLGPDQAQPDDVVLAWEGQDVIAVRLPQLSDSLDHILAALERRHGMPLADLDRKAKQSVVRTLEARGAFSVRHGVETVAGALGVSRFTVYNYLNREHTAKGE; translated from the coding sequence ATGACCGAATCCGTCGATCACCCCCCGGCCGCTGCCCACGTCTCCGCCGCGTCCGACAACTCTTCGGCAACGCTCGACCATCCGCTGGTCTCCGCGGTCAAGCCGCTCGTCGACGCTATGGGCGCGGAGCTGCTGGGCCCCGATCAGGCCCAGCCGGACGACGTCGTGCTCGCCTGGGAGGGGCAGGACGTCATAGCCGTACGCCTTCCGCAGCTCTCCGACTCGCTCGACCACATCCTCGCCGCGCTGGAGCGACGGCACGGGATGCCGCTCGCCGACCTGGACCGCAAGGCCAAGCAGAGCGTCGTCCGAACGCTGGAGGCACGCGGTGCCTTCTCCGTACGGCACGGGGTGGAGACGGTGGCCGGCGCCCTGGGCGTCTCCAGGTTCACCGTGTACAACTATCTGAACCGGGAACATACGGCCAAGGGTGAGTAG
- the uraD gene encoding 2-oxo-4-hydroxy-4-carboxy-5-ureidoimidazoline decarboxylase codes for MTSSSTPGLTRFNTLADGEATPALHEVCASATWGNTILAGRPYATEEALLSASDAAMATLTAEDLAEAMAGHPPIGRPKPGDPTSSREQRGMAGASEELKTEMLELNLAYQERFGHVFLICATGATGEQMRDAVKSRIGNSPEQEQEIVRTELGKINRIRLTRLVTETLAEGTPAQDS; via the coding sequence GTGACTTCGAGCTCCACACCGGGCCTCACCCGGTTCAACACCCTGGCGGACGGCGAGGCCACTCCCGCACTGCACGAGGTGTGCGCCAGTGCGACCTGGGGAAACACCATCCTCGCCGGGCGCCCGTACGCCACCGAAGAAGCCCTGCTCTCCGCGAGCGACGCCGCCATGGCGACGCTCACCGCGGAGGACCTGGCCGAAGCGATGGCGGGCCACCCGCCGATCGGCCGCCCGAAGCCCGGCGACCCGACCTCCTCCCGCGAGCAGCGGGGGATGGCCGGCGCCTCCGAGGAGCTCAAGACCGAGATGCTCGAACTGAACCTGGCCTACCAGGAGCGGTTCGGACATGTCTTCCTGATCTGCGCCACCGGCGCCACCGGTGAGCAGATGCGCGACGCGGTGAAGTCCCGGATCGGGAACTCGCCCGAGCAGGAGCAGGAGATCGTGCGCACCGAACTGGGCAAGATCAACCGCATCCGGCTGACCCGTCTCGTGACGGAGACCCTCGCAGAGGGCACCCCCGCACAGGACTCTTGA